From one Deinococcus aquiradiocola genomic stretch:
- a CDS encoding ARPP-2 domain-containing protein, with protein MLKLNGLTPAPAQVRGAFRLVPLLRDRPCDDVRLTPHSMDPGFKVVALPDRTVYTAFVPHALLLEWDRPGAPLMALGGQVGRPGRSDWCGVEMVQKMRKREQGGLRFLPLHLALEGLLALHFAPPRTAWKELSRDFLKVGLGSRSESGIPGTLLPGFEDALKTFELHDGQVGMLVFVGEQLASAFVVPSAQDYRRLHRSLLEDLYGELVLRYAALYPDPPLLKATPRFEHARSLADLREGLTVLRREWAAFVQVNMLTDLLERPLTTEKVYEPGQLRLERFVTDLDPAQVNHIGERLVRPDGELLYLKTFQLSAAQTRRAYLLQQLAQYEWHLGNAAAGLGVSVPELVDRVTRAGFGYLLTQAVRETAAKALRQK; from the coding sequence ATGTTGAAGCTTAACGGTCTGACCCCCGCCCCGGCGCAGGTGCGCGGCGCCTTCCGGCTGGTGCCGCTCCTGCGCGACCGGCCCTGTGACGACGTCCGTCTGACGCCGCACAGCATGGATCCCGGCTTCAAGGTGGTGGCCCTGCCGGACCGCACCGTCTACACCGCCTTCGTGCCGCACGCCCTGCTGCTGGAATGGGACCGGCCCGGAGCACCGCTGATGGCGCTCGGGGGCCAGGTGGGCCGCCCGGGCCGATCCGACTGGTGCGGCGTCGAGATGGTGCAGAAGATGCGCAAGCGCGAACAGGGCGGGCTGCGGTTCCTGCCGCTGCACCTGGCCCTCGAAGGCCTGCTGGCCCTGCATTTCGCTCCGCCGCGCACCGCCTGGAAGGAGCTCTCACGGGACTTTCTGAAGGTCGGTCTGGGTAGTCGGTCCGAGTCCGGCATTCCAGGCACGCTCCTGCCCGGCTTCGAAGACGCGCTCAAGACCTTTGAACTGCATGACGGTCAGGTCGGAATGCTGGTCTTCGTGGGTGAGCAGCTCGCATCGGCGTTTGTGGTGCCCTCAGCCCAGGACTACCGCCGGCTGCACCGCAGCCTGCTGGAGGACCTCTACGGCGAGCTGGTCCTGCGCTACGCAGCCCTATATCCGGACCCTCCCCTGCTCAAGGCGACGCCCCGCTTCGAGCACGCCCGCTCACTCGCCGACCTGCGCGAAGGGCTGACGGTCCTGCGGCGCGAATGGGCAGCGTTCGTGCAGGTCAACATGCTGACCGATCTGCTGGAACGTCCTCTGACCACTGAGAAGGTCTATGAGCCAGGGCAACTCCGGCTTGAACGCTTCGTGACTGACCTTGACCCGGCCCAGGTCAACCACATCGGGGAGCGACTGGTCCGCCCGGACGGCGAGCTGCTGTACCTGAAGACCTTCCAGCTGTCCGCTGCCCAGACCCGGCGCGCCTACCTGCTCCAGCAACTCGCGCAGTACGAGTGGCACCTGGGAAACGCTGCCGCTGGACTCGGCGTCAGTGTTCCGGAGCTGGTGGACCGGGTCACGCGGGCCGGCTTCGGTTACCTGTTGACGCAGGCGGTGCGGGAGACGGCGGCGAAAGCCCTCAGGCAAAAGTGA
- a CDS encoding DUF1349 domain-containing protein — MASWTELEWLNAPRWQVDGETLVVTTDAHTDFWRETHYGFVRDSGHFLHAAVQGEFTAQVRVQGSYRSLYDQAGLMVRADEAHWVKTGVEFVGHQQLSAVVTRPYSDWNVRPVGSPAWVELRMTRRGNALSVQTRLPGEDWQLLRLTFWPPDLSVSVGIYACSPGDAGFEVRFSDFSVQGPADGPLY; from the coding sequence ATGGCTTCCTGGACCGAACTCGAATGGTTGAACGCACCGCGCTGGCAGGTCGACGGTGAGACGCTCGTCGTGACGACGGACGCCCACACCGATTTCTGGCGGGAGACCCACTACGGCTTCGTCCGGGACAGCGGCCACTTCTTGCACGCCGCGGTCCAGGGGGAGTTCACCGCCCAGGTGCGGGTGCAGGGGTCGTACCGCTCGCTGTATGACCAGGCGGGGCTGATGGTCCGGGCGGACGAAGCCCACTGGGTGAAGACCGGTGTGGAGTTCGTGGGCCATCAGCAGCTCAGCGCGGTCGTCACGCGGCCCTACAGCGACTGGAACGTCCGGCCGGTAGGCTCCCCGGCGTGGGTGGAGCTCCGGATGACCCGGCGCGGGAATGCCCTGAGCGTGCAGACCCGGCTGCCAGGAGAGGACTGGCAGCTGCTGCGCCTGACCTTCTGGCCGCCAGACCTGTCCGTATCGGTCGGAATCTACGCCTGCAGTCCGGGCGACGCTGGCTTCGAAGTGCGCTTCAGTGACTTCAGTGTTCAGGGACCCGCAGACGGCCCTCTCTACTGA
- a CDS encoding phosphotransferase: MPHHPFSTLLEGGEALLRDETVLRGWGLNDGQRRDLIAAVPNLRRLWKLVDALKLPDGPVHGDIHPKNALWDGQRIRLFDWSEASVAHPLTDIGWFVGQLARQKWPLVESDPDLARKLATTYLQALGLPGAHAEMAAAVPLALLQRAVVYDATFREWAPPRPQYVPYFLRRMLAELRMPSLS, translated from the coding sequence GTGCCGCACCATCCCTTTTCCACCTTGCTGGAAGGTGGCGAGGCGCTGCTCAGAGACGAGACCGTCCTGCGTGGGTGGGGTCTGAACGACGGGCAGCGCCGCGACTTGATCGCCGCCGTGCCGAACCTCCGGCGGCTGTGGAAGCTGGTCGATGCTCTGAAGCTCCCAGACGGTCCAGTACACGGAGATATCCACCCCAAGAATGCCCTGTGGGACGGTCAGCGGATACGGTTGTTCGACTGGAGTGAAGCGAGTGTCGCGCATCCCCTGACGGACATTGGCTGGTTCGTCGGTCAGCTCGCACGCCAGAAATGGCCGCTGGTCGAGTCTGACCCCGATCTCGCGCGGAAACTCGCCACCACCTACCTGCAGGCCCTGGGTCTTCCCGGAGCCCACGCCGAGATGGCCGCTGCCGTGCCCCTGGCTCTCCTCCAGCGGGCCGTGGTGTACGATGCCACGTTCAGGGAATGGGCGCCGCCAAGGCCACAATATGTGCCGTACTTTTTGCGCCGAATGCTTGCCGAACTGCGGATGCCCAGCCTGAGCTGA
- a CDS encoding recombinase family protein, producing MPDPAPRKTRARKTAPVTATPAPGPTTGQHVAYIRVSSGDQNTARQLEGLHFDRTFTDKASGKNTSRPAFTEMLQFLRHGDTLTVHSMDRLARNLGDLRTVVLNLTGRGIEVRFVKENLVFKGDDSAMSMLLLNVMGAFAEFERSLIRERQREGIALAKEAGVYKGRKPSLNAAQVEDLRRRAAAGEAKAKLARDFGISRETVYTYLP from the coding sequence ATGCCTGACCCCGCCCCCAGAAAGACCCGTGCCCGCAAGACCGCACCTGTGACCGCCACGCCCGCACCCGGCCCGACCACCGGTCAGCACGTGGCGTACATCCGGGTCAGCAGCGGCGACCAGAACACCGCCCGCCAGCTGGAGGGCCTGCACTTCGACCGCACCTTCACCGACAAGGCCAGCGGCAAGAACACCAGCCGTCCGGCCTTCACCGAGATGCTGCAGTTCCTCCGGCACGGCGACACGCTCACGGTGCACAGCATGGACCGTCTCGCCCGCAACCTCGGGGATCTCCGCACCGTGGTCCTGAACCTGACCGGGCGCGGCATCGAGGTGCGGTTCGTCAAGGAGAACCTGGTCTTCAAGGGGGACGATTCCGCCATGTCGATGCTGCTGCTGAACGTGATGGGCGCTTTCGCGGAGTTTGAACGGTCCCTGATCCGGGAGCGACAGCGGGAAGGGATCGCGCTGGCGAAGGAGGCAGGCGTGTACAAGGGGCGCAAGCCTTCACTCAACGCGGCTCAGGTCGAGGACCTCCGGCGGCGAGCAGCAGCGGGTGAGGCGAAAGCGAAGCTGGCACGGGACTTCGGGATCAGCCGCGAGACGGTCTACACCTACCTGCCCTGA
- a CDS encoding HEAT repeat domain-containing protein, with product MSSLPSELLDVFRTGWARMWAEHPDGLPSDVFDATKEALIADFVATLQGRPAQVIPTLQLAAREGTAEYAVGYDFPMLLLGALTRVDHDGHVLIDVADDREQPWFLRRVAIQALGTRTRPELIALFRRVLRDNENEGEVRTAALFALVEQGDVESLDIIRSLSVRGEPWISAANPLLEARGRLGDLTATRDLISLTSDPWQHHFMAGRRGLAALEAQVGGLAPMVRALQAAPQARAPRSLWGRVPHPGTSPLVDRLHALATADPMDAVRNWATMRLAELEPSHTAEVLLEALRDPDWWVLKNASDALSTLKPAPVEALHARVGNPELALDERRWAARTLLLLGESPDLHVIPDMQVTLPAVVPLEVRSAIVRSYAPGAEAGSDVRWLIEGLTLPHRDHEAMKALRAEHEQVVQALRTHGIEVGEAIDAGEWHSQGGGTYVVLPSEGGDLSLSTLGRFGAEHTWGGDGVHPATMINRIRAALASVGWEWVDDDILSVTVPGLNVYYFGAREPLSVGELLFYWQD from the coding sequence ATGAGCTCCCTCCCCTCTGAACTGCTCGACGTCTTCCGCACGGGGTGGGCCCGCATGTGGGCGGAGCACCCGGATGGCCTGCCCAGCGATGTGTTCGATGCCACCAAGGAAGCCCTTATTGCCGACTTCGTGGCGACCCTGCAGGGCAGACCAGCTCAAGTGATCCCCACCCTTCAACTCGCAGCCCGCGAGGGCACTGCGGAATACGCAGTGGGATATGACTTCCCGATGCTTCTCCTGGGCGCCTTGACTCGCGTTGATCACGACGGTCACGTCCTGATTGACGTGGCAGACGACCGTGAGCAGCCATGGTTCCTCCGGCGCGTTGCCATACAGGCACTGGGAACCCGGACCCGGCCGGAGCTCATCGCCCTGTTCCGCCGAGTGCTACGTGACAATGAGAATGAGGGGGAGGTGCGGACGGCCGCGCTGTTCGCCCTGGTGGAACAGGGCGACGTTGAAAGCTTGGACATTATCCGCTCTCTGAGCGTGCGGGGCGAACCCTGGATCAGCGCTGCGAACCCACTCCTTGAGGCGCGCGGGCGGCTGGGAGACCTCACCGCCACCCGTGACCTGATCAGTCTCACCTCCGACCCCTGGCAACACCACTTCATGGCTGGCCGGCGAGGGCTGGCCGCCCTGGAAGCGCAGGTCGGTGGCCTGGCACCGATGGTACGGGCACTGCAAGCGGCCCCCCAGGCACGTGCCCCGCGTAGCCTCTGGGGGCGCGTCCCGCACCCGGGCACGTCCCCACTGGTGGATCGCCTCCATGCACTCGCGACGGCTGACCCCATGGACGCCGTGCGGAACTGGGCGACGATGCGCCTCGCGGAACTCGAACCCTCCCACACAGCCGAGGTGCTTCTGGAGGCGCTTCGGGACCCTGACTGGTGGGTCCTCAAGAATGCCAGTGACGCCCTGAGCACTCTGAAACCCGCTCCGGTGGAGGCCCTGCACGCCCGGGTGGGCAACCCAGAGCTGGCGCTTGACGAACGGCGATGGGCCGCCCGCACCCTCCTCCTGCTCGGCGAATCCCCAGACCTGCATGTCATCCCCGACATGCAGGTGACGTTGCCAGCGGTGGTGCCCCTGGAGGTACGGTCAGCGATCGTACGCTCGTATGCACCGGGCGCAGAGGCTGGCAGCGACGTGCGCTGGCTGATCGAGGGCCTGACCTTGCCCCACAGGGATCACGAGGCAATGAAGGCCCTGCGGGCTGAGCACGAGCAGGTTGTGCAGGCGCTCCGGACACACGGGATTGAGGTCGGGGAAGCCATTGACGCGGGTGAGTGGCACAGTCAGGGAGGTGGGACCTATGTCGTCCTGCCATCGGAAGGCGGCGACCTGAGTCTCAGTACACTAGGGCGGTTCGGAGCCGAGCACACCTGGGGTGGGGACGGAGTCCACCCAGCCACCATGATCAATCGGATCCGCGCAGCCCTCGCGTCCGTGGGATGGGAATGGGTGGATGACGATATCTTGTCCGTCACGGTGCCGGGTCTCAACGTCTACTACTTCGGAGCGCGAGAACCTCTCAGTGTCGGGGAATTACTCTTCTACTGGCAAGACTAA